The Pelmatolapia mariae isolate MD_Pm_ZW linkage group LG9, Pm_UMD_F_2, whole genome shotgun sequence genome has a segment encoding these proteins:
- the prlh2 gene encoding prolactin releasing hormone 2 yields the protein MADWSNNLETESLMGSMDIYIRWGTPANNKDWRRPPADLSLLPKFRCLERHRSMLPVRAADVRHCVLTSRWLPAALALLLLLSSSFSRAHSTTVEHDFHIVHNVDNRSPEIDPFWYVGRGVRPIGRFGKRHSSLEALGSDGMPVVRTLELLLSSLRNKENLGKVLDGEDGDWLP from the exons CCTCATGGGCAGCatggatatatatataagatGGGGCACACCTGCCAACAATAAAGACTGGAGACGTCCACCAGCTGACCTCAGCCTGTTACCAAAGTTCAGG TGCCTTGAGCGACACCGCAGCATGCTGCCCGTGAGAGCGGCTGATGTCCGGCACTGCGTCCTGACGAGCCGCTGGCTGCCCGCAGCTCTGGCGCTGCTCCTCCTTCTCTCCTCCAGCTTCAGCCGCGctcacagcaccacagtggagcACGACTTCCACATTGTTCATAATGTAGACAACAGAA GTCCAGAGATAGACCCATTCTGGTATGTGGGGCGTGGGGTGAGACCCATTGGGCGCTTTGGGAAGAGGCACAGCAGTCTGGAGGCTCTGGGCAGCGATGGGATGCCCGTCGTCAGGACGTTGGAGCTGCTGCTCAGCAGCCTGAGAAACAAGGAGAACCTTGGAAAAGTGCTCGACGGGGAGGACGGTGATTGGCTACCGTGA